TATGAGCAGGCTGTTGACAGAGAATCTGCTTATGAAATGCTGACTAACAGAATGGAACAGGCTGCACAAAATCCTGCTCCTACCCAAAAGACCAGACCAGTAAAAGAAGAGCCGGGAATGTTTGAACAGGTATTACAGAGTAAAGCAGGCCGTACTTTTACCAGTACATTAATGAGAGAAGGAGCAAAAGCTATTCTCGGAATGTTTGGTCTGGGAGGCAGAAGAAGATAATTTTGAAGAATAATCTGTTATATTTTAACATATTTTTTGTTATTTTAGCAGGTTATCTTTACTTAACAAGAAAAAATAGAACCGGATTTTATCGGGGAAAAGACGCCGGTTTTAAATATAAATGACAAAAAAACAGCAGTTAATATTAAATGTATTCAATTATAGATATAGAAAGTAATGGTGCAGGTTATAGAAATGAATGCATTATAGATATCGCCATATACAGATATGATGGTCAGAAAATTATTGATCAGTTTATATCTCTGGTAAATCCTGAAGGTGATATTACTCCTTTTGTACAGAAGTTGACCAGTATTACCCCGAAAATGGTCAAAACTGCCCCGAAATTTCATGAAATTGCCAAAAGAGTTATCGAAATAACTCAAAATACAACGTTGGTAGGTCATAATATTGATTTTGATTACAGAATGCTTCGTCAGTCATTCAAAAGGCTTGGCTATGATTTTAAAATCAATACGTTAGATACAATTCCATTGGCGAAGAAACTGATTCCTGATGAGGTAAGTTATTCGTTGGGAAAATTGGTGAAGTCTTTGGGAATTCCTTTGACAAACCACCACAGGGCAGAAGGTGATGCCAGAGCTACGTTAGAGCTTTTTAAGCTTCTGATTTCGAAGGATACCGAAAATGAGATCATTCAGAAACAGCATGATGAGTCCAACGCAAAAACCTATATCAATAAGATCAAAGAACTTACCCAGGATCTTCCTAATGATAAAGGGTTTGTCTATTTTCAGGATGAATCCGGGCGGATTATGTTCTCGGATTATGTTCAGGATATCAATAAGTTTTCCAAAAAAGTCTTCAATTCCAAATCAAAAAAATGGGAACAGATCCAGAAAGAGGTGGAGCAGATTAATTTTGAGCTTACCGGAACAGACACTATTGCCAAGCTGATTCTGAATTCTAAGAATATTAAAAAGAAAGAAGTTCTGCCTTTCGGACTCTATTTCAGGAATAATAAATATATAGTTGAAAAAAATACACTCAATAAAACTGAAAAACCAGTCTTGAAATTCAGATCATTTACTCAGGGATCCAAAGCGGTTCAGTTTATCGGTTCTCAGGAAGAATTTAAAGATTTTTCTGCCTTGAAACAGAAAATTGAATTCAGAAAAAGAAATGAACTTTGGCTGGGACAAGGAAGGAAATTGGGTGAAAAATTATTTTTAATCATAGAAAACGGAAAAGTAGTTTCCTTTGGTTTTTATGAACTTTTTACACAAATTCAAACCTTAAGTAAGCTTACTAAGTTAAAAATTGACCTTCCATTATCCTCCACGGATTTGAATAATGAATTGCAGCTGGCACTGCTTCGAAGCGATTTTGAAACACTTCCGTTGCCGAAATAACAGAGAAATTTACACTTTATAAACTTTTGTTAACAAGAAGGTGCTTTTCAAATCAATTTTCGTAAAATAAAAAATAAATAGTATTTTTGCAAAAAATAAATAGTAGCAATGCAAAATTTTAAACAAATTAAAACTGGAAAAAAGGGAGCTGTAAGGTTCTCTAAGGTTTGGAATATTTAAAAGAGTTGTCTTGCATAAAAAATAATCAATGCGGCAGACTCTTTTTTGAAAGAATCTGCCTTTTTTTATGTTAAAATGAAATTATGAATTCAAAAGAATTATTAAAGATTGCCACTGAGTTTGGCACCCCGGTGTATGTTTATGATGCTGAGTCCATCAAAGTTCAATACGAAAAACTTACATCTTCTTTCTTAAAACATACGAAGTTTTTCTATGCAGCAAAGGCTTTGACAAACATCAATATTCTTAAGTATGTCAAGAACCTGGGCGCTTCTTTGGATTGTGTATCGATTAACGAAGTTAAACTTGGATTAAAGGCAGGATTTTCGAAAGAAAAGATTTTGTTTACTCCCAATTGTGTTGACTTGGCTGAAATTGAGGAAGCAATGACTTTTGGAGTTCATATAAACATTGATAACATTTCTATTCTTGAGCAATTCGGGAATAAGTACGGAAATACCTATCCTATTTTAGTAAGAATCAACCCGCATATTTTTGCCGGAGGTAACTATAAAATTTCAACAGGACATATCGACAGTAAGTTCGGTATTTCCATTCACCAGGTTCGTCACATTGAAAGAGTGATGAAAAGTACAAATCTGAATGTTGAAGGACTTCACATGCATACAGGAAGCGAGATCAAAGATCCGGATGTATTTCTACAGGCATTGGAAATCATGCTGGAGCTTTCTGAGCACTTCCCGAACCTGAAATATCTGGATATGGGAAGCGGCTTCAAAATCCCTTACCAGGACAGTGAAGAAGAAACTGATGTGAGAACATTAGGTAAAAAAGTAGAAAAAGTAATTTCTGAGTTTTCAAAATCTACCGGGAAAAAATTCGAATTATGGTTTGAACCCGGAAAATTCTTAGTAGGAAAAAGCGGATATTTATTGGTTAAAGCTAATGTGATTAAGCAAACAACAGCTACTGTTTTCGTGGGAGTAAACTCAGGATTCAACCACCTGATCCGTCCGATGTTCTACGATTCTTACCATATGATTGAAAATTTATCCAATCCAAAAGGAGCGGAAAGAATTTATACTGTAGTAGGAAATATCTGCGAAACAGATACTTTTGCATGGGACAGAAAACTCAATGAAGTGAGAGAAGGAGATATTCTTGCTTTCCACAATGCGGGAGCTTATGGTTTTGAAATGAGTTCAAATTTCAATTCAAGATTAAAGCCTGCTGAAGTACTGTTCTTAGACGGAAAAGCACACCTTATCCGTAAGAGAGACGAATTTGAAGATCTGTTGAGAAATCAGATCGAAGTAGTGATGTAAATCCGAAACATATGATATAAACAGCCGCCTTTTTTGGGTGGCTGTTTTGTTTTAAAGTAAACATCCAATCTGTAAGGTTTTATCATAAATTCACAAAGTTTTAACAGGGTAATAACGGGAAAATTTCAATTTAATTAGCTAAATTTGATAGAGATAGGATGGGAATTATTTTTCTCAATTACTATTTTTCACCCAAAAAACAACCACCAAAATAAAGTAATTATGGCAAAAAACATCGCTGAGCAGATTGTTGAAATGCTCGAAAATGCCAATGTGAAAAGAATTTATGCAGTAACCGGTGATAGTCTCAATCATCTGAATATTGCTGTTAAAAAAAGCAGTATCAAATGGATTCATGTAAGACACGAAGAAGTAGGAGCGTATGCCGCGGCGGCAGAAGCAGAGCTTGATGGGCTGGCCGTATGCGCCGGAAGTTGTGGTCCTGGGCATGTTCACCTGATTAATGGAGTTTACGAAGCACATCGCTCTCATGTTCCAATGTTGGTGATTGCTTCCACAATTCCCAGTGATGAAATGGGAATGGATTACTTTCAGGAAACCAATACCATAAAACTTTTTGATGACTGCAGCTACTACAATCAGATGATTACCCGTCCGGAGCAGGTGCAGAGAACCGTTCAAACAGCTATTCAACATGCGATTTCCAAAAAAGGAGTTGCTGTGATAGGTCTTCCGGGAGATGTTTCCGAACTGGATGCTGAAGAAGGATCTACTTCCACTCAAATCTTTAAAACCAATCCTGTAATAAGGCCTTCGGATACTGAGTTAAAAAGCTTATCAACACTCATAAACAATAGTAAAAAAGTAACGGTATATTGTGGAATAGGTGCTGCAGAAGCCCGTGATGAGGTAATCGCTTTATCCAACCTGTTAAAAGCCCCTGTAGGATATTCATTTCGTGGGAAAATGGCCATCCAGCCGAATAATCCTAATGAAGTGGGACTTACGGGATTATTAGGATTTCCTTCAGCGTATCACGCCATGCATGAAGCAGACCTCGTGATTCTTTTGGGAACGGATTTTCCGTATCAAAAATTCATGCCTGTAAAAAATAAAATAGTGCAGATTGATGAAAGTCCTGAAAGATTAGGAAGAAGGGCAAAGCTGGAGCTGGGGCTTGCAGGAGATGTTAAAGAAACAATTAAAGCATTGCTGCCATTACTGCAAGAAAAGACAGATGTTCATTTTCTGAATGAGCAGCTGGCATTTTACGATAAAGTAAAAGAAAACCAATTGGAGTATGTGAAAGATTTTGGGAAAGAGAATGCTATTCAGCCGGAATATGTGGCACATACTCTAGACAAACTTGCTAAGCATGATGCTATTTTTACGGTAGATACCGGAATGTGCTGTGTTTGGGGAGCCAGATTTATTACCGGAACAGGAGAAAGGAAAATGCTGGGATCATTTAATCACGGATCAATGGCGAATGCAATGCCTATGGCAATTGGTGCTGCCCTGGCTCATCCTGAAAAGCAGGTTATTGCTATGTGTGGAGATGGAGGGTTATCCATGTTACTAGGAGATATGGCGACTATTTTTCAATATAAATTGCCGGTAAAACTGATTGTATTCAACAACAGAACCTTGGGAATGGTAAAGCTGGAAATGGAAGTGGGAGGAATGCCCGATAATGAAACAGACATGATTAATCCGGATTTCGCGATGGTAGCCCATGCGATGGGGTATCCCGGAAAAAATGTACACCTGCCGGAAGATGTGGAAAGTGCTATTAAAGAATGTCTGGATCACAACGGTCCTTATCTTTTGAATATTTTTACCAATCCTAATGCGTTGGCTCTTCCTCCTAAAATTGAGTTTGACCAGATTATGGGAATGACCAAGTCTATGGCTCAGCTAATGCTTGGCGGTAAAATGGATGAGGTTTTTGAAACGGTGAAAAGCAATTATAAACACATTAAAGGTCTGCTGTAAAATTATAGGGTGATCATTTCAAATATATCCTGAACCTGCAGTGTTCATGTTTAAAAACTTCATACTTTGTGTGAAGTTTTTCTTTTTTACCAATAGACTAAATATTTACCTTTGTTTATTATTAGGAAACAAAATTATGAGAACGGTACTTTTATTTTTGGCTTTATGTGCAGCGAATTTTTCATTGGCACAGGATCAGGAAGAACGTGATGATTCTTTTATCAGGGAAAGCAATAAAAATCTTTTAAAAATAGATATTAAAGAACCCTTTATGCAGGTTGCTATAAAATGTAATGATTTTAAACCCGCAGCTTATGAAGGAGGTGTTGCAGCCTATAAAGATGTTCTGAACAAATATATGTATGCCTATCTGAATTCTGACTTCTATGCTTTAACCGGAGATTTTACATTTACCTTAGTCCTTGATGACAAAGGAAAAGTAGTGGATGTGAAAGGGATGCCTAAAGTTCAGAACAGTGAAGTTTTTTTTGACGATATGCAGTATGTGGTGAGACGAATTAAAAAGAACTGGACTCCGGCGTCTTGTAACGGACAGCCTGTGGCTTCACAGATTAAAGTTAAAATGAACTTCTCTTCTATTTCAGCAGATATTGATTAAATAATTTAAACACAAAAATGAAAAAGACTTTTATTATTTTTTTTCTGGCTTTTGTCTCTCTGTATAAAGCTCAAATACTTGATGAATACCCGGAGAAGCAAAGCTTTTATGAAGGTGGAATGGTTAATTTTTACAAAGATGTTCATGAATTTCTTATCAATAGTAAATTGAAAGAATGTGATGGTAAAGAAATTTATCAGCCTAGAATTATCATCACCGATAAATCTGAAGTTAAATTTATTAAAGACCAGGATACGGCTAATATTGCAAGGAACAAATGTGCATATGATCTTTCCAGAGAAGTTCTTAAGAATCTTAAAAAATGGAAACCTGCTGAAGTAAAAGGCTGGAAAATTGGAGCCATTACTGAATTTATTTTATATCCAAAAGATGTGATGAGTAATTATCAACCGGGTTATGATGCCAATAAATTTGTAGCACATACCAAATACCCGGAAGGATCAAAAGCTTTTCATACATTATTTCATGATAATTTTATGATGATTTTTGAAGATTATCAACTTAACGGAAAGGTAAATCTGGAATTTTATATCAGTAAAGACGGGCATATTATTAATCCTAGAATTTATCCTGAGATTTATAATCAGAATTTTAATAATGATTTTATGCGGACTCTTGCAAGGATGAAAAAGATCTGGATACCAGCTTTCTATAAAGATATTCCTATCGTTGAGAGGATTTCATTTCCGGTACAGTTTTCAGTAACATTTACTGAAAGATAATCCTGACATTCTGTCACAATATTTTGTATCTTTGCAAACTTATTTGTTCGTAATTGATGATTGCGAAACTTAAATTGATTATCGTGCAGGAAAAATATATAGACGAAACAAAACAGGGCGAAGCTTTTGCTATTGCAGAAAGACCTGAGAATTCTAAAAAACTGTTTTTAGAAAGCTATGGTTGTCAGATGAATTTCTCTGACTCTGAGATTGTTGCATCCATTCTTAATGAACAGGGGTATAATACAACAATGAAGGTAGAAGAAGCCGACCTGATTCTTTTAAATACCTGTTCCATCCGTGAAAAAGCGGAACAGACTGTAAGAATGCGTCTTTCTCAGTTCAAAAACCTCAAAAAAGAAAGACCGAATATGACGGTAGGTGTTTTGGGATGTATGGCTGAAAGATTGAAAACCAAATTCTTAGAAGAAGAACAATTGGTTGATCTTGTTGTAGGACCAGATGCCTATAGAGATTTACCAAATCTTTTAAAAGAGACTGATGATGGAAGAGATGCAATTAATGTTATCCTTTCCAAAGAAGAAACGTATGCAGATATCAATCCCGTTCGTTTAGGAGGAAACGGTGTTACCGCTTTTGTTACCATTACCAGAGGTTGTGATAACATGTGTACATTCTGTGTAGTTCCTTTTACCAGAGGAAGAGAAAGAAGCCGTGATCCTCACTCCATTATAGAAGAATGTAAAGATCTTGCCAACAACGGATATAAAGAAATTACCCTTTTAGGACAAAACGTAGACTCTTACCTTTGGTATGGAGGAGGTCCTAAAAAAGATTTTGCCAAAGCATCTGAAATGCAGAAAGCAACAGCCGTAAACTTTGCTCAGCTTCTTGATTTGGTTGCTAAAGCTGTTCCGGAAATGAGAATCAGATTCTCTACTTCAAATCCGCAGGATATGAGTCTGGATGTATTCAGAATGATGGCAAAACACGACAATATCTGTAAATATGTACACCTTCCTGTACAAAGCGGAAGCAATAACATGCTTGAAGCAATGAACAGACAGCATACCCGTGAAGAATATCTTGATCTGATTAAAAAAGCGAAAGAAATTGTTCCTGATGTATCCTTTTCTCAGGATATGATCATTGGATTCTGTAATGAAACAGAAGAAGATCACCAGGATACTTTAAGCCTGATGAGAGAAGTAGAATATGACTATGGTTATATGTTTGCATACTCAGAAAGACCTGGAACTCCGGCTCACAAGAAAATGGAAGACAATATTCCTGCTGATGTGAAACAGAGACGTCTTGCTGAGGTTATTGCACTTCAGGGTGAACTTTCAAAACAAAGAATGAAATCTTATGTGGGAAGAATACACCAGATTCTGATTGAAGGAATTTCCAAAAAGAACAAAAATCAATGGAAAGGAAGAAACTCTCAGAATGCAGTATGTGTATTCGATCAGCTTGAAGGACAGAAAATAGGTGACATTGTGGATGTTTTTGTATATGACAACACACAAGGCACACTTTTAGGGAGAACAGCGGAATAAAATTAAGTTTTGATCAAAGCGGCTTACCTTTTCACAATGCTTTCCTTTGGTTGGGTATCCTGCCAGACAGAAAAAAATGTGAAAAAATATCCCGGTACCGTAGGAGATGTCGAGTTTGATCATCAACTGGATGATCCTGATTTTAAAAAATGTGGTTCTGAAAAATGGGGACATTTTAGCTTTCAGTACTATCAGGGAACAAAAGAATTTAGCTACAAAGGAGAAAAGATAGCGATTGCTGAAAAACTTAAAAAAGAAAATATATATTCTGAAAAGAAGGTCAACGGCTATATAACCGTGAGATTTTTAGTAAATTGTGAAGGAAAGACAGGACGGTTCAGGTTACAGCATATGAGCCCGGATCTGAAAGATTCTGTATTGGATGAAGAATTGGAAAAGAAGGTACTGCAGTTTACAAAATCACTCGATGGCTGGATGCCGAAAGAGATAAAAGGTTTAAAAGTAGATTACTATCAGTATTTAACCTATAAAATTGAAAATGGAAAAGTTTCAGAGGTATTACCTTAGCTTTTTGTTACTTATCGTTTACACCAATACTATTGCACAGGTTAACTGTAATGCAGTAGAGGGTGAGAACTGCAAAAAAGCGTGTGAGTTATACAACTGGGCTTCAGATTTACAAGGATACGCAGAATCGCAGGAAGGCTTTGATAAAGCGATTGAGCTGTGCCCCGATTTCTCCCGTTCCTATATGGAAAAAGCCGTTCCATATCTTAAAAACGGAGATTTTGTTACCTGGAAAATTTTAATTGACAAAGCTGTTGCTTTAGATCCTCAAATGCACCTTGGCTATAGAGGCTGGACCAAGTTTCAGTTTTTAAGAGACTATAAAGGGGCTATTCAGGATTTAGATGCATTAAAAAAATATGAGCCCGGAGACTTAGGAAGATCTCAAAACGGAGACTATAATCTGGATGTAGTAAGAGCTATGTCCTACAGTGCTTTAGGACAGAAAGAAAAAGCAGCGGGGATTATAGAAAGGCTTCTGGCTACCAGAGGTTATGTGAAGGGAATGTTTGATCATTATCAGCTGGGAGTGACCTATTTTGAGCTGGGAAGGTATGACAAAGCCCTGGAAAATTTTGAAAAACAAAGCAAAGAATACAACTTTGCCGAGAACATATACTTTAAAAGTAAAGTTTCTAAGATCAGAAACAAAGATTATTTGGATTTAAAAATGTTAGCCCTGCAAACGTATGATGAAGGGAAGACCATGAAAGATGTCTACACTCATCATTTTAACAAAGTCTACAGAAAACAGATAGAAGAACTGTAGAAGATTAACATTAAATCAATAATCAAAAATTTACTTATGAGCAACGAGCTACAAAACATAAAAAACCGTTTCGGAATTATCGGAAACTTTCCTGCACTTAACCGGGCCCTGGAAAAATCTATACAGGTGGCACCTACAGATATTTCTGTGCTGGTCATTGGAGAAAGTGGGGTAGGTAAAGAATTTATTCCGAAAATCATTCATTCAGAATCAAAAAGAAAACATCAGCCTTATATTGTGGTAAACTGTGGTGCAATTCCGGAAGGAACCATAGATTCTGAATTGTTCGGACACGAAAAAGGAGCTTTTACAGGAGCTACAGCTACAAGAAAAGGATATTTTGAAGTAGCAGATGGCGGAACTATCTTTTTAGATGAGGTAGGAGAGCTTCCGCTGCAGACTCAGGTTCGTCTTTTAAGAGTGCTTGAGAGTGGTGAATTTATGAAAGTAGGTTCTTCACAGGTTCAGAAAACGAACGTAAGAATTGTGGCCGCTACCAACGTTAATATGATGAAAGCCATCCATGACGGAAGGTTCCGTGAGGATTTATATTACCGTTTGAATACCGTTCAGATTGATATGCCGCCTTTGAGAGAAAGGAAAGGTGATATCCATTTATTATTCAGAAAGTTTGCAATAGATTTTGCAGAAAAATACAGAATGCCGGAGCTTGAATTGGAACCAAGCGCTGTTCATTACATTGAAAGTTATTCTTTTCCAGGTAACATCCGTCAGCTAAGAAACTTAGTAGAGCAGATGACCGTTGTGGAAAGGAATAGAAATATAACCGCTGAGAAATTGGCCGAGTATATTCCTATGGAAACCCACCTTCCCATGGTAGTAAATACTCAAAGTACTCCAAAGCAGAGCGATTTCGGAAGTGAAAGGGAAATCATGTATAAAATTCTATTCGATATGAGGAATGATATTAATGATTTAAAATCCTTAACTTCGGAATTGATCAAAAACAGAGGAACAGCAGATCTTAGTAATCATGAGAAAAACCTGATCAACAGGATTTATACCCCCGAAAGTCAGCCGCAGGTGAATTCCGGATCATTGTTGTATTTTGAAAATAATAACGATACACCGACCGTTCAGACTCCTACGATTATTTCGACTCCTGATGACAGCTATGAAGATATTGAAGACATCGAAATTGAAGAAAACAGACCGGAATCACTTTCGCTTCAGAATAATGAAAAAGATTTGATTATCAAAGCTTTGGAGAAGCATAAAGGACGCAGAAACAGAGCGGCAGATGAGCTGGGAATCTCACAAAGAACTTTATACAGAAAAATAAAACAATATAACCTGGAAGATTAACACAACATAGATAATGAAAGTAAATTTAACACCCAAGCCGATCAATTTTAAACTCGGAGAATATATTAACAAAGGTTTCGAACTTTTAAAGAAAGATTTCGGGAATATTTTTGTAGCATTTTTACTATGCTTTATCATGTCGATTATTCCGTTCTGCGGACTGTTGGCAAAGGGTAATTTATACAAATATCTTCAGAGATTAAATAGAAATCAGCCGGCAAGCCCGGGAGATATCTTTGATTTTAAAGATTTCATGCCTTATTTTATGTTGCAGTTAATTATTTTTGGTAGTGTTTTATTACTTTACATTCCTTTATTTGCGGTGTTGGGTATATCAGGGGCATTATCAGAGCGTAATGAACCTAACCCAATGGTTGCTCTTTTCGTGTTTCCTTATATGTTTTTATTAATTGCAGCGATATATTACTTCGTATTGAAGGGCTTTTATATCATCCCGTTAATCAGTCTTAAAGGGATTAAAGAAATAAAAGAAGCCTGGAAGATTTCAAAAGTAATGACCAAAGGAAATCTCCTGTCGATTTTTCTTTTCTCAGTGGTAGTGAGTATTTTAGCTCAGATTGGTATTGTTGCCTGTGGGATAGGAATTTTTCTTACCTTACCATTTTTATACACAGCAAACTATTTTGCTTATGAAGACGCTATTCAACAAATTGAGTATGATGAAATTATTGAAATCGGATCTAAAAATGAATTTTAACATTAAAAATATCAGCCTGAAACAATCACTGTTAACGGGAATGCTTTTTGCATTGCTGGGAGTTTTAAATTCATGCTACAGCTTTACAGGATCGTCTCTTACAGACGAAAAGACTGTTCAGATCAATGAATTTCCCAATAATGCACCTCTTGTAAACCCTGCATTATCGCAACAGTTTTCTACAGCAAT
The genomic region above belongs to Chryseobacterium culicis and contains:
- the lysA gene encoding diaminopimelate decarboxylase, translating into MNSKELLKIATEFGTPVYVYDAESIKVQYEKLTSSFLKHTKFFYAAKALTNINILKYVKNLGASLDCVSINEVKLGLKAGFSKEKILFTPNCVDLAEIEEAMTFGVHINIDNISILEQFGNKYGNTYPILVRINPHIFAGGNYKISTGHIDSKFGISIHQVRHIERVMKSTNLNVEGLHMHTGSEIKDPDVFLQALEIMLELSEHFPNLKYLDMGSGFKIPYQDSEEETDVRTLGKKVEKVISEFSKSTGKKFELWFEPGKFLVGKSGYLLVKANVIKQTTATVFVGVNSGFNHLIRPMFYDSYHMIENLSNPKGAERIYTVVGNICETDTFAWDRKLNEVREGDILAFHNAGAYGFEMSSNFNSRLKPAEVLFLDGKAHLIRKRDEFEDLLRNQIEVVM
- a CDS encoding thiamine pyrophosphate-dependent enzyme; its protein translation is MAKNIAEQIVEMLENANVKRIYAVTGDSLNHLNIAVKKSSIKWIHVRHEEVGAYAAAAEAELDGLAVCAGSCGPGHVHLINGVYEAHRSHVPMLVIASTIPSDEMGMDYFQETNTIKLFDDCSYYNQMITRPEQVQRTVQTAIQHAISKKGVAVIGLPGDVSELDAEEGSTSTQIFKTNPVIRPSDTELKSLSTLINNSKKVTVYCGIGAAEARDEVIALSNLLKAPVGYSFRGKMAIQPNNPNEVGLTGLLGFPSAYHAMHEADLVILLGTDFPYQKFMPVKNKIVQIDESPERLGRRAKLELGLAGDVKETIKALLPLLQEKTDVHFLNEQLAFYDKVKENQLEYVKDFGKENAIQPEYVAHTLDKLAKHDAIFTVDTGMCCVWGARFITGTGERKMLGSFNHGSMANAMPMAIGAALAHPEKQVIAMCGDGGLSMLLGDMATIFQYKLPVKLIVFNNRTLGMVKLEMEVGGMPDNETDMINPDFAMVAHAMGYPGKNVHLPEDVESAIKECLDHNGPYLLNIFTNPNALALPPKIEFDQIMGMTKSMAQLMLGGKMDEVFETVKSNYKHIKGLL
- the miaB gene encoding tRNA (N6-isopentenyl adenosine(37)-C2)-methylthiotransferase MiaB, whose amino-acid sequence is MQEKYIDETKQGEAFAIAERPENSKKLFLESYGCQMNFSDSEIVASILNEQGYNTTMKVEEADLILLNTCSIREKAEQTVRMRLSQFKNLKKERPNMTVGVLGCMAERLKTKFLEEEQLVDLVVGPDAYRDLPNLLKETDDGRDAINVILSKEETYADINPVRLGGNGVTAFVTITRGCDNMCTFCVVPFTRGRERSRDPHSIIEECKDLANNGYKEITLLGQNVDSYLWYGGGPKKDFAKASEMQKATAVNFAQLLDLVAKAVPEMRIRFSTSNPQDMSLDVFRMMAKHDNICKYVHLPVQSGSNNMLEAMNRQHTREEYLDLIKKAKEIVPDVSFSQDMIIGFCNETEEDHQDTLSLMREVEYDYGYMFAYSERPGTPAHKKMEDNIPADVKQRRLAEVIALQGELSKQRMKSYVGRIHQILIEGISKKNKNQWKGRNSQNAVCVFDQLEGQKIGDIVDVFVYDNTQGTLLGRTAE
- a CDS encoding energy transducer TonB, coding for MKKTFIIFFLAFVSLYKAQILDEYPEKQSFYEGGMVNFYKDVHEFLINSKLKECDGKEIYQPRIIITDKSEVKFIKDQDTANIARNKCAYDLSREVLKNLKKWKPAEVKGWKIGAITEFILYPKDVMSNYQPGYDANKFVAHTKYPEGSKAFHTLFHDNFMMIFEDYQLNGKVNLEFYISKDGHIINPRIYPEIYNQNFNNDFMRTLARMKKIWIPAFYKDIPIVERISFPVQFSVTFTER
- a CDS encoding tetratricopeptide repeat protein, whose translation is MEKFQRYYLSFLLLIVYTNTIAQVNCNAVEGENCKKACELYNWASDLQGYAESQEGFDKAIELCPDFSRSYMEKAVPYLKNGDFVTWKILIDKAVALDPQMHLGYRGWTKFQFLRDYKGAIQDLDALKKYEPGDLGRSQNGDYNLDVVRAMSYSALGQKEKAAGIIERLLATRGYVKGMFDHYQLGVTYFELGRYDKALENFEKQSKEYNFAENIYFKSKVSKIRNKDYLDLKMLALQTYDEGKTMKDVYTHHFNKVYRKQIEEL
- a CDS encoding sigma-54 interaction domain-containing protein produces the protein MSNELQNIKNRFGIIGNFPALNRALEKSIQVAPTDISVLVIGESGVGKEFIPKIIHSESKRKHQPYIVVNCGAIPEGTIDSELFGHEKGAFTGATATRKGYFEVADGGTIFLDEVGELPLQTQVRLLRVLESGEFMKVGSSQVQKTNVRIVAATNVNMMKAIHDGRFREDLYYRLNTVQIDMPPLRERKGDIHLLFRKFAIDFAEKYRMPELELEPSAVHYIESYSFPGNIRQLRNLVEQMTVVERNRNITAEKLAEYIPMETHLPMVVNTQSTPKQSDFGSEREIMYKILFDMRNDINDLKSLTSELIKNRGTADLSNHEKNLINRIYTPESQPQVNSGSLLYFENNNDTPTVQTPTIISTPDDSYEDIEDIEIEENRPESLSLQNNEKDLIIKALEKHKGRRNRAADELGISQRTLYRKIKQYNLED
- a CDS encoding PolC-type DNA polymerase III, which gives rise to MYSIIDIESNGAGYRNECIIDIAIYRYDGQKIIDQFISLVNPEGDITPFVQKLTSITPKMVKTAPKFHEIAKRVIEITQNTTLVGHNIDFDYRMLRQSFKRLGYDFKINTLDTIPLAKKLIPDEVSYSLGKLVKSLGIPLTNHHRAEGDARATLELFKLLISKDTENEIIQKQHDESNAKTYINKIKELTQDLPNDKGFVYFQDESGRIMFSDYVQDINKFSKKVFNSKSKKWEQIQKEVEQINFELTGTDTIAKLILNSKNIKKKEVLPFGLYFRNNKYIVEKNTLNKTEKPVLKFRSFTQGSKAVQFIGSQEEFKDFSALKQKIEFRKRNELWLGQGRKLGEKLFLIIENGKVVSFGFYELFTQIQTLSKLTKLKIDLPLSSTDLNNELQLALLRSDFETLPLPK